In a genomic window of Rhopalosiphum maidis isolate BTI-1 chromosome 4, ASM367621v3, whole genome shotgun sequence:
- the LOC113559050 gene encoding CTP synthase 2 isoform X1, with product MKYILVTGGVMSGVGKGIIASSIGTLLKSCGVHVTSIKIDPYLNIDAGTFSPYEHGEVYVLDDGGEVDLDLGNYERFLDVTLHSQNNITTGKIYQEVINRERRGDYLGKTVQVIPHITDAIQEWVERVAKQPVSDDKVEPDVCVVELGGTIGDIESMPFVEAFRQFQFKVKKENFVCAHVSFILQPGATGDDKTKPTQSSVRELRGLGLTPDLVICRSTKPCSNVEQVKRKISTFCDVASRQVLFMHDLDSIYKVPLFMENQGALEFLQDRLNFPINVAYNRIFMKQWKKLSDKIDNSQKIIKIALVGKYTQLTDAYASVSRSLIHAAAHINHKVAITYVEAANLETETKLSNPVDYHEAWQKLCRSDGVIVPGGFGTRGVEGKIEACKWCRENRKPFLGICLGLQVAVIEFARNVLHLENADTTEIDSNTMYPLIIEMPEHCPENKGGTMRLGKRTTVFKKGNSSVIHKLYGGLEVIEERHRHRYEVNIDFVERLEKAGLKFVGTDTEKVRMEICELDDHPYYVATQFHPEYLTRPLKPSPPFLGLMLASSGKLKSYLNNECRFTPDESCSEDECNDVSFKLQDLMTQSNTNNKSE from the exons atgaaatacattttggtCACCGGCGGTGTCATGAGCGGCGTGGGCAAAGGCATTATCGCCTCGTCCATCGGCACGCTTCTGAAGTCCTGCGGCGTCCACGTGACGTCCATTAAGATCGATCCGTATCTGAACATAGACGCTGGGACATTCTCGCCTTATGAACACG GTGAAGTATATGTGTTGGATGATGGTGGTGAAGTTGATTTAGATTTAGGCAACTATGAACGGTTTCTAGATGTCACTTTACATAGCCAGAACAACATTACGACTGGCAAAATATATCAGGAAGTTATCAATCGGGAAAGACGTGGCGATTACTTAGGAAAAACAGTCCAAG ttatacCCCATATTACGGATGCAATACAAGAATGGGTTGAACGTGTGGCCAAACAACCAGTAAGCGATGATAAAGTAGAACCTGAC gtTTGTGTTGTTGAACTTGGTGGCACAATTGGTGATATAGAAAGTATGCCATTTGTTGAAGCTTTTAgacaatttcaatttaaagttaaaaaagaaaattttgtgTGTGCCCATGTTTCATTTATTCTTCAG CCTGGTGCAACTGGAGATGACAAAACAAAACCAACTCAATCAAGTGTTCGTGAACTAAGAGGTTTAGGTTTAACACCGGATCTTGTTATTTGTAGAAGTACAAAACCATGTTCTAATGTTGAACaagttaaaagaaaaatatcaactTTCTGTGATGTAGCTTCAAGACAG gtactGTTTATGCATGATTTGGATTCAATATATAAAGTGCCTTTATTTATGGAAAATCAAGGTGCTTTAGAATTTTTACAAGATCGTTTAAATTTTCCTATAAATGTGGCTTATAATCGgatttttatgaaacaatggaAAAAACTATCTGACaa aattGACAActctcaaaaaataataaaaatagcttTAGTTGGAAAATATACACAACTTACTGATGCATATGCATCAGTTTCTAGATCTTTGATCCATGCTGCTGCTCATATCAACCATAAAGTGGCTATtaca TATGTCGAAGCTGCAAATCTTGAAACGGAAACTAAATTATCAAATCCAGTTGATTACCATGAAGCATGGCAGAAATTATGCCGTAGTGA TGGTGTAATTGTACCTGGAGGTTTTGGTACAAGAGGCGTTGAAGGTAAAATAGAAGCATGTAAATGGTGTCGAGAAAATCGTAAACCATTTTTGGGAATTTGCCTCGGTCTGCAAGTTGCTGTTATTGAATTTGCTAG AAATGTATTGCACTTGGAAAATGCTGATACTACTGAAATAGATTCAAATACCATGTATCCATTGATAATTGAAATGCCTGAACATTGTCCTGAAAATAAAGGCGGAACAATGAGGCTTGGTAAAAGAACTACTGTCTTCAAAAAAGGAAATTCATCTGTTATAC ATAAACTCTATGGTGGACTTGAAGTAATTGAAGAAAGGCATCGACATCGTTATGaagtaaatattgattttgtagAACGTCTAGAAAAGGCtggtttaaaatttgttgGAACCGATACAGAAAAAGTTAGAATGGAAATATGTGAACTTGATGATCATCCTTATTATGTGGCTACACAATTCCATCCAGAATATTTAACCAGGCCTTTAAAACCATCACCTCCATTTTTAGGTTTAATGTTAGCTTCTAGTGGCAAACTTAAATCATATCTTAATAATGAATGTCGGTTTACTCCAGACGAAAGCTGTTCAGAAGATGAATGcaatg ATGTATCATTCAAACTTCAAGATCTTATGACTCAATCAAATACCAACAATAAATCTGAATGA
- the LOC113559050 gene encoding CTP synthase 1-B isoform X2, producing the protein MNTVCEVYVLDDGGEVDLDLGNYERFLDVTLHSQNNITTGKIYQEVINRERRGDYLGKTVQVIPHITDAIQEWVERVAKQPVSDDKVEPDVCVVELGGTIGDIESMPFVEAFRQFQFKVKKENFVCAHVSFILQPGATGDDKTKPTQSSVRELRGLGLTPDLVICRSTKPCSNVEQVKRKISTFCDVASRQVLFMHDLDSIYKVPLFMENQGALEFLQDRLNFPINVAYNRIFMKQWKKLSDKIDNSQKIIKIALVGKYTQLTDAYASVSRSLIHAAAHINHKVAITYVEAANLETETKLSNPVDYHEAWQKLCRSDGVIVPGGFGTRGVEGKIEACKWCRENRKPFLGICLGLQVAVIEFARNVLHLENADTTEIDSNTMYPLIIEMPEHCPENKGGTMRLGKRTTVFKKGNSSVIHKLYGGLEVIEERHRHRYEVNIDFVERLEKAGLKFVGTDTEKVRMEICELDDHPYYVATQFHPEYLTRPLKPSPPFLGLMLASSGKLKSYLNNECRFTPDESCSEDECNDVSFKLQDLMTQSNTNNKSE; encoded by the exons ATGAACACGGTGT GTGAAGTATATGTGTTGGATGATGGTGGTGAAGTTGATTTAGATTTAGGCAACTATGAACGGTTTCTAGATGTCACTTTACATAGCCAGAACAACATTACGACTGGCAAAATATATCAGGAAGTTATCAATCGGGAAAGACGTGGCGATTACTTAGGAAAAACAGTCCAAG ttatacCCCATATTACGGATGCAATACAAGAATGGGTTGAACGTGTGGCCAAACAACCAGTAAGCGATGATAAAGTAGAACCTGAC gtTTGTGTTGTTGAACTTGGTGGCACAATTGGTGATATAGAAAGTATGCCATTTGTTGAAGCTTTTAgacaatttcaatttaaagttaaaaaagaaaattttgtgTGTGCCCATGTTTCATTTATTCTTCAG CCTGGTGCAACTGGAGATGACAAAACAAAACCAACTCAATCAAGTGTTCGTGAACTAAGAGGTTTAGGTTTAACACCGGATCTTGTTATTTGTAGAAGTACAAAACCATGTTCTAATGTTGAACaagttaaaagaaaaatatcaactTTCTGTGATGTAGCTTCAAGACAG gtactGTTTATGCATGATTTGGATTCAATATATAAAGTGCCTTTATTTATGGAAAATCAAGGTGCTTTAGAATTTTTACAAGATCGTTTAAATTTTCCTATAAATGTGGCTTATAATCGgatttttatgaaacaatggaAAAAACTATCTGACaa aattGACAActctcaaaaaataataaaaatagcttTAGTTGGAAAATATACACAACTTACTGATGCATATGCATCAGTTTCTAGATCTTTGATCCATGCTGCTGCTCATATCAACCATAAAGTGGCTATtaca TATGTCGAAGCTGCAAATCTTGAAACGGAAACTAAATTATCAAATCCAGTTGATTACCATGAAGCATGGCAGAAATTATGCCGTAGTGA TGGTGTAATTGTACCTGGAGGTTTTGGTACAAGAGGCGTTGAAGGTAAAATAGAAGCATGTAAATGGTGTCGAGAAAATCGTAAACCATTTTTGGGAATTTGCCTCGGTCTGCAAGTTGCTGTTATTGAATTTGCTAG AAATGTATTGCACTTGGAAAATGCTGATACTACTGAAATAGATTCAAATACCATGTATCCATTGATAATTGAAATGCCTGAACATTGTCCTGAAAATAAAGGCGGAACAATGAGGCTTGGTAAAAGAACTACTGTCTTCAAAAAAGGAAATTCATCTGTTATAC ATAAACTCTATGGTGGACTTGAAGTAATTGAAGAAAGGCATCGACATCGTTATGaagtaaatattgattttgtagAACGTCTAGAAAAGGCtggtttaaaatttgttgGAACCGATACAGAAAAAGTTAGAATGGAAATATGTGAACTTGATGATCATCCTTATTATGTGGCTACACAATTCCATCCAGAATATTTAACCAGGCCTTTAAAACCATCACCTCCATTTTTAGGTTTAATGTTAGCTTCTAGTGGCAAACTTAAATCATATCTTAATAATGAATGTCGGTTTACTCCAGACGAAAGCTGTTCAGAAGATGAATGcaatg ATGTATCATTCAAACTTCAAGATCTTATGACTCAATCAAATACCAACAATAAATCTGAATGA
- the LOC113556275 gene encoding uncharacterized protein LOC113556275 isoform X2, with amino-acid sequence MLTVSTVVHYTDAECWDTGCQLDSWLVKGCEQYDGMTEIKRKPCGRGGKSAGHVYSCCYQLNSIDSSRKLCRATECISDSVGSDHHDASSSGDGGGCSSLQYRGTIEVARSPCDRGHVYFCCNSTNDPSDAVQLNKIGDLTYYSLGLTACGRTYTDDDMVAAIAFGHFTTPNPNFDPMCGKRVKIIDPTTLKSIVVTVRDKCEACKMNDIDVSPSAFEKLKPKIVGRFKVVWDFI; translated from the coding sequence ATGCTGACCGTTTCCACTGTTGTACATTACACGGACGCGGAGTGCTGGGACACAGGATGTCAACTGGACTCGTGGTTGGTCAAGGGTTGCGAGCAGTACGACGGAATGACAGAAATAAAGCGTAAGCCGTGTGGTCGCGGCGGTAAATCCGCAGGCCACGTGTATTCCTGTTGTTACCAATTGAATTCGATCGATTCCTCTCGGAAATTGTGCCGGGCCACGGAATGCATATCGGATTCAGTAGGATCGGATCACCATGATGCATCAAGTAGCGGCGATGGCGGTGGTTGCAGCTCACTGCAGTACCGGGGCACGATCGAGGTTGCAAGATCGCCGTGCGACAGGGGCCACGTGTACTTTTGCTGCAACAGTACGAACGATCCTTCGGACGCTGTGCAACTGAACAAAATCGGAGACCTTACCTACTATAGTTTGGGGTTGACGGCGTGCGGCCGGACGTACACCGACGACGACATGGTTGCGGCGATAGCGTTCGGCCATTTCACCACTCCGAATCCAAATTTTGATCCCATGTGCGGCAAACGTGTGAAAATAATCGACCCTACTACGTTGAAATCTATAGTAGTGACTGTGAGAGACAAATGCGAAGCCTGCAAGATGAATGATATCGATGTGTCTCCGTCTGCGTTTGAAAAACTTAAACCGAAAATTGTTGGTAGATTCAAAGTCGTTTgggattttatttga
- the LOC113556275 gene encoding uncharacterized protein LOC113556275 isoform X1, producing the protein MNRGFKYSQSVVVYTLMLTVSTVVHYTDAECWDTGCQLDSWLVKGCEQYDGMTEIKRKPCGRGGKSAGHVYSCCYQLNSIDSSRKLCRATECISDSVGSDHHDASSSGDGGGCSSLQYRGTIEVARSPCDRGHVYFCCNSTNDPSDAVQLNKIGDLTYYSLGLTACGRTYTDDDMVAAIAFGHFTTPNPNFDPMCGKRVKIIDPTTLKSIVVTVRDKCEACKMNDIDVSPSAFEKLKPKIVGRFKVVWDFI; encoded by the coding sequence atgaaccgTGGATTCAAATATTCCCAGTCAGTGGTCGTTTATACACTCATGCTGACCGTTTCCACTGTTGTACATTACACGGACGCGGAGTGCTGGGACACAGGATGTCAACTGGACTCGTGGTTGGTCAAGGGTTGCGAGCAGTACGACGGAATGACAGAAATAAAGCGTAAGCCGTGTGGTCGCGGCGGTAAATCCGCAGGCCACGTGTATTCCTGTTGTTACCAATTGAATTCGATCGATTCCTCTCGGAAATTGTGCCGGGCCACGGAATGCATATCGGATTCAGTAGGATCGGATCACCATGATGCATCAAGTAGCGGCGATGGCGGTGGTTGCAGCTCACTGCAGTACCGGGGCACGATCGAGGTTGCAAGATCGCCGTGCGACAGGGGCCACGTGTACTTTTGCTGCAACAGTACGAACGATCCTTCGGACGCTGTGCAACTGAACAAAATCGGAGACCTTACCTACTATAGTTTGGGGTTGACGGCGTGCGGCCGGACGTACACCGACGACGACATGGTTGCGGCGATAGCGTTCGGCCATTTCACCACTCCGAATCCAAATTTTGATCCCATGTGCGGCAAACGTGTGAAAATAATCGACCCTACTACGTTGAAATCTATAGTAGTGACTGTGAGAGACAAATGCGAAGCCTGCAAGATGAATGATATCGATGTGTCTCCGTCTGCGTTTGAAAAACTTAAACCGAAAATTGTTGGTAGATTCAAAGTCGTTTgggattttatttga
- the LOC113556276 gene encoding pathogenesis-related protein 5-like has protein sequence MEFKFILFFVQTAAVAMAHVITIKNNCPFTVWPGIQGNPGHEHLGNGGFSLGSHKARTFNTPQNWAGRIWARTRCNGQGKCETGDCGNKLQCNGAGGVPPVSLAEMTFIGAGGLDFYDVSLVDGYNLPIRMLPTTHFTSSKKGKYDCKAAGCVSDLNSKCPSELAVRSGSSVVACMSACAKFNTDTYCCRGAHKTPATCKSSSWPKNYPAYFKAACPDAYSYAYDDTTSTFTCRGKPSTNYDVIFCP, from the exons AtggagtttaaatttatattgttttttgttcaAACAGCTGCCGTCGCTATGGCACACgtgattacaataaaaaacaactgtCCGTTTACTGTATGGCCCGGCATACAAGGCAACCCGGGACACGAACATCTTGGAAACGGCGGATTTTCGTTGGGCTCCCATAAAGCCCGTACGTTTAACACGCCTCAAAATTGGGCGGGCAGGATTTGGGCCAGGACCAGATGTAACGGTCAAGGAAAATGCGAAACAGGCGATTGCG GGAACAAACTCCAGTGCAATGGTGCCGGGGGCGTGCCGCCCGTGTCCCTAGCTGAAATGACGTTCATCGGTGCCGGCGGATTGGACTTCTACGACGTGTCGTTGGTAGACGGTTACAACCTGCCAATCAGAATGTTGCCGACCACGCACTTCACAAGCAGTAAAAAAGGTAAGTACGACTGCAAGGCGGCCGGCTGTGTGTCCGATCTGAACAGCAAATGTCCGTCTGAGCTGGCAGTTAGAAGCGGCTCCAGTGTGGTGGCGTGCATGAGCGCCTGTGCGAAGTTCAACACAGACACTTACTGCTGCCGAGGCGCCCACAAAACCCCGGCAACTTGTAAGAGCAGTTCGTGGCCCAAAAACTATCCCGCGTATTTCAAGGCAGCCTGTCCGGATGCTTACAGTTACGCGTACGACGACACGACCAGCACTTTTACGTGTCGCGGCAAACCGTCTACCAATTATGATGTCATATTTTGCCCTTAA
- the LOC113558644 gene encoding uncharacterized protein LOC113558644 — protein MNRGFISSPSVVVYIILALTAAICVHSTGAECWDTGCQLNSWLIKGCEYYGMTETKRKSCEDNRAGYVYSCCHQSNSIDSSDVQQLNKFGDLTYYNLGLTACGQVYTDEEMVAAIAFGHFTTPNPNLDPMCGKQVKVMDPTTLKSIVVTVRDKCEACKMNDIDVSPSAFEKLKPKTVGRFKVVWDFI, from the coding sequence atGAACCGTGGATTCATATCTTCCCCGTCGGtggtagtttatattatactcgcgCTGACCGCCGCCATCTGCGTACATTCTACGGGTGCAGAGTGCTGGGACACGGGTTGTCAATTGAACTCGTGGTTGATCAAAGGTTGCGAGTATTACGGTATGACCGAGACCAAGCGCAAGTCGTGCGAAGACAATCGAGCGGGATACGTGTATTCCTGTTGTCACCAATCGAATTCGATAGATTCCTCGGATGTACAGCAACTGAACAAATTCGGAGACCTCACCTACTACAATTTGGGGTTGACAGCATGCGGTCAAGTCTACACCGACGAAGAAATGGTTGCGGCAATAGCGTTCGGTCATTTCACCACTCCGAATCCTAATTTAGATCCCATGTGTGGCAAACAGGTTAAAGTAATGGACCCAACTACGTTGAAATCTATAGTAGTGACTGTGAGAGACAAATGCGAAGCCTGCAAGATGAATGATATCGATGTGTCTCCGTCTGCATTTGAAAAACTTAAACCAAAAACTGTTGGTAGATTCAAAGTCGTTTgggattttatttga
- the LOC113557478 gene encoding uncharacterized protein LOC113557478 isoform X1 → MEQIVKIFVHQSYFIENDLIVDYNVEQEALINVSPKDWIALIPKGWSGVDEQVAYKTIDSDCDVANLAIKSVIMEKKCFQDVVECEKHYQLMYISQYLEILGRSEYFTFLHQSGPCNCISSSVQNENKDNFKQSRLSSFSRNKPLRRQSPTPRAFYKNRPQSQNNVVKSEKLKSKPWSTNKCINCNAPNNFSALESAYLAKIQDLTTNNEAMEQRLLTFEKDLVHTLEVVNKQFKLSTAISQQKRDIQKFIDDLVDGLVNDGKITFWAHDQEFSVVREFPEKNQISPLPDDCTLSINKSLNSSKEVYMKAIIGQQEETIQHLVDKIKDLFDLFLKVNSQTNEQNNSDLTSSESKINNIGYMDSSGTTYFSPPSYITDTLNDINLYLANTVNYDHRIEKIGINENVCNWTKNTFSGSDFPVTLESSVIPTLNNEVKDKILTFEDWKQEKNEFTLCTQSPENSINEKTNPLNIKQ, encoded by the exons ATGGAACAAATAGTCAAGATTTTTGTACATCAAAGTTATTTCATAGAAAATGATTTGATCGTTGACTATAATGTGGAACAAgaa gcTCTTATTAATGTATCCCCTAAAGATTGGATAGCATTAATACCTAAAGGGTGGTCTGGAGTAGATGAACAAgttgcttataaaacaattgataGTGATTGTGATGTAGCAAATTTAGCAATTAAATCAGTTATTATGGAGAAAAAGTGTTTCCAAGATGTTGTTGAGTGTGAGAAACATTATCAACTCATGTATATTAGCCAATATTTAGAG atattaggCAGAAGTGAATACTTTACTTTTCTTCATCAATCTGGACCTTGTAACTGTATTTCTTCTTCTgtacaaaatgaaaataaggATAATTTTAAGCAAAGTCGATTATCT tcCTTTAGCCGCAACAAACCATTACGTAGACAATCACCAACACCACGggcattttacaaaaatcgacctcaatcacaaaataatgttgtaaaaagtgaaaaattaaaatcaaaaccatGGTcgacaaataaatgtattaattgtaatgcACCAAACAACTTTTCAGCACTTGAAAGTGCATACCTTGCAaaa atTCAAGatttaacaacaaataatGAAGCAATGGAGCAACGTTTATTGACATTTGAAAAAGATTTGGTTCATACATTGGAAGTAGttaataaacagtttaaattgAGCACAGCCATTTCACAACAAAAACGTGATATTCAAAAATTCATTGATGATTTAGTTGATGGATTAGTTAATGATGGCAAGATAACATTTTGGGCTCATGATCAAGAg TTTTCAGTTGTTAGAGAATTTCCAGAAAAAAACCAAATCTCTCCACTGCCAGATGACTGCACATTGTCCATTAATAAATCACTAAATTCGTCCAAAGAGGTTTATATGAAAGCTATCATTGGCCAACAAGAGGAAACTATTCAACATcttgttgataaaataaaggATTTGTTTGATCTTTTccttaaa gtaaactCGCAGacaaatgaacaaaataattcagATTTAACTTCATctgaaagtaaaataaataatattggttaCATGGATAGTTCAGgaactacatatttttctcCTCCATCATATATTACTGATACTTTGAacgatataaatttgtatttggcCAATACTGTTAATTATGATCatagaattgaaaaaattgggataaatgaaaatgtttgtaactggacaaaaaacactttttcTGGTAGTGACTTTCCAGTTACACTG gaaTCAAGTGtaatacctacattaaataatgaagTCAAAGACAAAATATTGACCTTTGAAGATTggaaacaagaaaaaaacgaATTTACATTGTGTACTCAATCACCTGAGAAcagtattaatgaaaaaacaaatccattgaacattaaacaataa
- the LOC113557478 gene encoding uncharacterized protein LOC113557478 isoform X2, whose translation MEKKCFQDVVECEKHYQLMYISQYLEILGRSEYFTFLHQSGPCNCISSSVQNENKDNFKQSRLSSFSRNKPLRRQSPTPRAFYKNRPQSQNNVVKSEKLKSKPWSTNKCINCNAPNNFSALESAYLAKIQDLTTNNEAMEQRLLTFEKDLVHTLEVVNKQFKLSTAISQQKRDIQKFIDDLVDGLVNDGKITFWAHDQEFSVVREFPEKNQISPLPDDCTLSINKSLNSSKEVYMKAIIGQQEETIQHLVDKIKDLFDLFLKVNSQTNEQNNSDLTSSESKINNIGYMDSSGTTYFSPPSYITDTLNDINLYLANTVNYDHRIEKIGINENVCNWTKNTFSGSDFPVTLESSVIPTLNNEVKDKILTFEDWKQEKNEFTLCTQSPENSINEKTNPLNIKQ comes from the exons ATGGAGAAAAAGTGTTTCCAAGATGTTGTTGAGTGTGAGAAACATTATCAACTCATGTATATTAGCCAATATTTAGAG atattaggCAGAAGTGAATACTTTACTTTTCTTCATCAATCTGGACCTTGTAACTGTATTTCTTCTTCTgtacaaaatgaaaataaggATAATTTTAAGCAAAGTCGATTATCT tcCTTTAGCCGCAACAAACCATTACGTAGACAATCACCAACACCACGggcattttacaaaaatcgacctcaatcacaaaataatgttgtaaaaagtgaaaaattaaaatcaaaaccatGGTcgacaaataaatgtattaattgtaatgcACCAAACAACTTTTCAGCACTTGAAAGTGCATACCTTGCAaaa atTCAAGatttaacaacaaataatGAAGCAATGGAGCAACGTTTATTGACATTTGAAAAAGATTTGGTTCATACATTGGAAGTAGttaataaacagtttaaattgAGCACAGCCATTTCACAACAAAAACGTGATATTCAAAAATTCATTGATGATTTAGTTGATGGATTAGTTAATGATGGCAAGATAACATTTTGGGCTCATGATCAAGAg TTTTCAGTTGTTAGAGAATTTCCAGAAAAAAACCAAATCTCTCCACTGCCAGATGACTGCACATTGTCCATTAATAAATCACTAAATTCGTCCAAAGAGGTTTATATGAAAGCTATCATTGGCCAACAAGAGGAAACTATTCAACATcttgttgataaaataaaggATTTGTTTGATCTTTTccttaaa gtaaactCGCAGacaaatgaacaaaataattcagATTTAACTTCATctgaaagtaaaataaataatattggttaCATGGATAGTTCAGgaactacatatttttctcCTCCATCATATATTACTGATACTTTGAacgatataaatttgtatttggcCAATACTGTTAATTATGATCatagaattgaaaaaattgggataaatgaaaatgtttgtaactggacaaaaaacactttttcTGGTAGTGACTTTCCAGTTACACTG gaaTCAAGTGtaatacctacattaaataatgaagTCAAAGACAAAATATTGACCTTTGAAGATTggaaacaagaaaaaaacgaATTTACATTGTGTACTCAATCACCTGAGAAcagtattaatgaaaaaacaaatccattgaacattaaacaataa
- the LOC113557480 gene encoding BLOC-1-related complex subunit 6, with protein MDFLNNLEGIITKNGDMVTFIAEDLESKLKQTSPTIPNRPLGRFVLDANLLNDLEFEARNIAASVDTLSESLSGVLHSMSALTVDCLEIYRDVVCKTCDSIDANIKSMYQLMAKCEEVSREMEPIYKLAQQVKDIKHILDLFENAVN; from the coding sequence atggacttTTTAAACAATCTTGAAGGAATAATAACTAAGAATGGAGACATGGTAACATTTATAGCTGAAGATTTGGAAAGTAAACTTAAACAGACAAGCCCAACAATACCTAATAGACCATTAGGAAGATTTGTTTTAGATGCCAATTTACTAAACGACTTAGAATTTGAAGCTAGAAATATTGCTGCATCTGTAGATACATTATCTGAATCTCTCTCGGGAGTCCTACACAGCATGTCTGCATTAACTGTTGACTGTTTGGAAATATACAGGGATGTGGTTTGTAAAACATGTGATTCAATTGATGccaatattaaatctatgtaTCAATTAATGGCTAAATGCGAAGAAGTCTCAAGAGAAATGGAACCTATCTATAAATTGGCTCAACAAGTCAaagatataaaacatattttagacTTATTTGAAAATGCAGTAAAttga